GTGTCGGGTATATTAACCGTAGTTGCTCCTGCTTCAATGACCGCCTCGACAACCTGGATGAGGAAATCCAGTTCTGTTCGTGAAGCATCTTCCGGTGAAAATTCAATGTCATCCACATATTGTAAGGCATGTTTAACACCCTGCACTGCCAGCGCGATAATTTCTTCTTTTGCCTTAAGCAACTTATATTTTCGATGGATTTCCGAGGTGGCGAGAAAAACATGAATTCGTGGTTTTTCTGCTTTTTCTAGCGCCCTGGCAGCGGCTTCTATGTCCTTTTTAACCGCGCGGGCAAGACCTGCAATGGAAATCCCTCGAATTTCCTTTGCAATGCGGCTGACGGACTCGAAATCACCCGGTGATGACACGGGAAATCCTGCTTCAATAACGTTTACCTTCAATATCTCCAATTGTTTTGCAATTTGAATTTTCTCATTAATATCGAGGCTGGCTCCCGGCGACTGCTCGCCATCACGCAGTGTCGTGTCAAAGATAATCAAACTTTTTGTCATAAGAGTTTTACAGAAGTATAATTGTTTGGTGACTGCATTACAAAAGTTGAGAACATTTCAAGGGTCCTGATATCCCGAAAACGGAAAATATTGCGGATGTTCATTTTTTGGAATTTATACCGCTCTGGAATCAGATCCCCTTAATAGTACTCAATAGGTTCGGGAGTTTCAATGAGTATTTACTAATTCTTATAATTCATGGAGTTAGGAGGGTTGGCGCTGAAAAATAAAAATCTATGAACGTGTTGAAAATAAGTAATTGACATCAATTAACTACTTTGATAAATTTGAAGTTCGTGAGTTTTTTAGGAATAGTGCCATATATATTTAAAAATGCAATACTTAAAGTTGCGTTATCTTACGGTGATTATTGTAATAGTATGGAAATTCCCGGTAAAAATATGCAGCTTCAAAATCCATGAGTACTAAAAAAATACTAGTAACGATCGTCTTTTTCTTCATTGCCCCCATAGCATGCAGCAATTCTCAATATTCGGGGGCAAACAATACGTATCTGGAATCAATTACGGATAGAATTAAAGGTGTTCCCGCAGCAAAAGAACATAAAACCAGGGGTATTGCCTGCTTTACGAAGGGGATGATAGATGAGGCCTTTGAAGAATTAAAATTAGCTGCCGATGGGATACAGGAAGATGGGGAATTGCACCATTATTTGGGAAAGGTGTATTATGAAAGAAACAAATTTGGCGAGGCGGTAGCAGAATTGCTCGCTGCCATTTCTTTTTATCATGATTCCCAGATAAAAGAGAGGGCCGATGCTTATAATGACCTTGGTCTTGCCTATAGAAATCAGAAAGTGTTTTCGGAGTCTTTGTCCGCATTTAAGGAGAGTCTTGTGCTGAAACCTGATGTGGCGGAAACGAATTATAATCTAGGGTTTCTCTATTATGAAAAAGGTGTATTGGAAGACTGCATTCATTATGTAAAAAAATCAATTAAACTGGATCCGAATGTTGCCGATTTCCATTTCTTATTGGGTTTAGCCTATTATGAAAATAATTCAAATGAAAAAGCCATGGAGGAATTCAAGCAGGCTATTAAATTAAATCCACGAGATGCTGAGGCATATAATCACCTTGGTATTCTGTACAATGAACGAAGGGCATTTGAAAAATCAATCGCACAACACCAGACGGCTATTCAACTGAATAAAAAGTATTCTGAGGCTTATAATAATCTTGGAATTTCTTATTATGCGATTGGTCGACTCAAAGAAGCGGCGGATGCATTCAGGAAAGTAATAGAGTTAGAGCCTGAATTCGCGGAAGCCTACTATAGTCTAGGGCTCATATATACGGAAGAAGGGGAAATGGAAAAAGCTGTTATTGCTTTGGAAAATGCACTGAAACTCAATCAGGACATTGCTGAGGCGCATTTTACCCTGGGTGATGTTTACGCGGAAAAGGGAATGCTAGAAGAGGCCTTGTCGGAGTATAGGAATGCCATAAAAGACCGCCCTGAATATGAAGAGGCATATTACAAATACGGAGAATTATCCGTTATCAAGGGAGAACACAATGAATCTATTACCGCTTGGAAAAAAACGATCCAGTTAAATCCGGAAAATGCGGATGCATACTATAATTTGGGAGTGGCGTATTATAATATAGGAAAAACAAAAAAAGCCGCTTCCATGTGGAATGAGGTTATAAAACTAAATCCAAAGGATTATGCGGCGTTAACAAATCTTGCGGATATTTATGATGAAGAAGGCCTCACCGTTAAAGCGATACAAAATTGGGAAAAAATCATTGAGTGGTACCCTGACGATGCAGTGGTGTATTATAAATTAGGTAATGCCTATGCAAAAAGGAATATGTACGCGACTGCTCTTTCTCAATGGGAAGAAGCTGTAAAAATTGATTCCAGCCTAGTAAATGCTTATTATAATTTGGGGTTCGTGTACCAGAAAATCGGTAAATACGATGCTGCAATAGAGGCGTACAAGAAAGTTTTAGATATGAACGCGGAAGACATTGAAGTCCATAAATCTTTATGGTCGCTGTATAAGGAAAGGGGTATGCGGGTTGAAGCTGATTTGCAATACGCACTTTATGAAAAGTTGAAATCGAGGCAATCAGAAATGATTTCAAGCGAATAGAATGGAGAAATATTTTAATAAAACAGGAATGGGTAAGCCAGCTTATACAAAAAAAACAGGGCGGAGAAGAAGGGTGTGTTTCAATGGGAAAAATGATTCAGAGGGCGGGGAATGCATGAGGGGCAGGGTATGAAAAAAATCCAGGCGGGAGTTGTCAGCCTTATTGTTACTCTGATGGTAATCCTGTTGTGCTCATGGTCAGAAGTCGCAACGGTATTGCATGCATCGTCATCCTGGAACACTTCTTCTGGACCGACAATCCCTAGGCTGGCAGGTGGGAGAGGGCATAGCCTCGCATTGAAATCGGACGGAACGGTATGGTCGTGGGGGGAAAATAAGCGCGGCCAATTGGGGGACGGGACAACAAAGGAGAGAAAAACTCCGGTTGAGGTGCATGACATTAGCGACGCAATCGCCATTGCGGCTGGGCGCGGGCACAGTCTTGCATTGAAATCAGATGGAATAGCATGGGCATGGGGGAAAAATGATGAAGGTCAGTTGGGAGATAAAACGACAAAAGACAAAGAAACCCCTGTTGAGGTAAGCGATCTGACCGAGGCAATTGCTATTTCTGTAGGAGAGAACCATAGTCTTGCATTAAAATCAGATGGGACGGTATGGGCCTGGGGAAGTAATAAAGAAGGTCAGTTGGGGAATGGAAGCCTTGCGAATGAAAAGAAGCCTAAAGAGGTAAAAACTCTTGCAGATATGGTGTCGGTGGCAGGCGGAAAATTTCATAGCCTTGCTTTAAAACTGGACGGAACAGTATGGGCATGGGGGAGGAATGATGATGGTCAGTTGGGAGATGGAACGACAAATAGGAGCAAAACTCCTGTAGAGGTGGCCGGTGTACATGGCATTATTGCGATAGCAGGAGGTGAAGCCCATAGTCTTGCTCTTAAATTGGACGGGACGGTATGGGCATGGGGCGCGAATAATCATGGTCAATTGGGAGATGGCACAACGCAGAGAAGGAAAACGCCTGTGCCGGTAAAAGATATGAATGGAGTTATCGCAATAGCTTGTGGAAATTCCCACAGTTTGGCGTTGAAGTCAGATGGAACGGTATGGGCTTGGGGGACAAATGGAAGCGGTCAATTAGGCGACAAGACAACGAAAACACGGGAAATTCCTGTAGAAGTAAGTGATTTGAGAGAAGTTACCGCTATAGAGAGTGGAGATCATCATAGCATGGCATTACAGTCCGATGGGTCAGTGTGGATTTGGGGGAAAAACAACAAGGGCCAATTAGGGGATGGGACTGTGAAAAACAGTACTTTTCCTGTGGAGGTGGATATTAACCTCGGGCAGAACGAGTCCCCAACACCGATACCCATACAGACACCGGTACCGACACCAACGCCAACTCCTTCCCCGATTCCATCGCCTACATCCACTCCTTCTCCTGTTGCAACTCCGAAAATTTCAGGCGGTGAAGCGCATAGTCTTTCCTTGAAGTCTGATGGAACTTTCTGGACATGGGGGAATAACGATTTTGGTCAGTTAGGGGACGGAACAAGGAAGATTAGAAAGAGTCCTATGGAGATAGAGGCTCTTAGCGGTGGTATTGCGATTGTTGGTGGAAAAGGTCACAGCCTGGCGTTACTGTCAGACGGGATGGTATGGGCCTGGGGGCTTAATTCATCCGGTCAACTGGGTGACGGGACATTAAAATGGCGAGATGACCCTGTGGAGGTCGCGAGTCTTGGAGAAATGATAGCTATTGCAGCGGGAACGTATTACAGTCTTGCCCTGAAATCTGACGGGACAGTATGGGCGTGGGGCGATAATGAGAAAGGCCAATTGGGAGACGGAACGACAAACCGAAGACAAGAGCCGGTGGCAGTAATTGGCCTCAGTGAAGTAGTGGCCATTACAGCGGGGGAGTTTCACAGTCTTGCCCTGAAATCTAACGGGACAGTATGGGCGTGGGGTGATAATGCGAAAGGTCAGTTGGGAGACGGGACGACAAGCCGAAGAAAAGAGCCGGTAATGGTAAGCGACCTTAATGATGCAGTGGCTATAGCAGCGGGGGAGTTTCACAGTCTTGCCCTGAAATCTGACGGTACGGTGTGGGCGTGGGGGGAGAATGAGGAAAATCAGCTGGGAGACGATACTGAAAAGAGGAGGAAAACACCCGTTGAGGTGCATAATCTCGATGAAGTAGCTGTGATTGCAAGTGGTGCAGAGCATAGCCTGGCGTTAAAATTTGACGGAACAGTATGGGCCTGGGGCTATAATAAGCATGGTCAGTTAGGGGATGGTTCAGAAAAGAATAGAAAGACTCCTGTAATAGTGAGTAGCCTCACTGACATAACGGCAATTGCAGGCGGAATGGAACACAGTCTTGCTTTGCAATCAGATGGAACAGTATGGGCCTGGGGACGCAACAGTAGCGGCCAATTAGGGGATGGATCCAAAACAAAGAGTAAAACTCCAATCCAGGCGAATATTAACCTGGGTCAAAGTATGCCCCCGACGCCTGTGCCGACGCCTACGCCAATACCAGGCGTTACATCCGTATCTGTAAGTTTACAGGGTTCTCCGATAGAACATGTTACCGGTGCCGTTTTTGGATTTGTAAATGATGCTGATTATGAAATATTGCAAGGTGTTGTGGTTACGATTGCTGGCGCCAGGATTTCGAAAAGTGTCGAAGTTGATGAGGAAGGTTATTACGAATTTGCAGACCTCATGGCAGGCGCTTATACACTTACCTTTGAGAAAGTTACCTATCAGATACAAAATCTGAATATCAATCTTATGGCGGGGGAACGTCTGTTTTTGGAAAGAATTGCCCTGGAACAGTCCAGACAGGGTAGAATTTTCGGGTTTGTAGTGAATGCAAGGGGCAATCCGATCGAAGCCGTAAAAATAATAATGAACGATGGAGAATCAGAAAAAACAAAATCTGTGCTTTCTGATTCGGAGGGATTTTTTGAACTTTCGGGTTTAGATGAAGGTATATATACTATAGTTGCACGGAAAACGGGTTATACAAAGGCTATACATACAGTGAAGGTTCGAGAGGCAGAAGAGAAAGAGATTATTATATTATTGAAGAAATAACAGAATTTCCATCCGGTACGATAGGAAAAGAAGTGGAGGTCTTAAAATGGATATCTTTGAGTTCGCGTTACAAATGGAAAAGGATGGTGAGAAATATTATCGTGATTTAGTCTTGAAGGTTGATAACATCGGCTTGAAAAATGTATTATCGATGCTTGCCGATGCAGAGGTGAAGCATTATGAAATATTACAACGGTTGAAAGAAAATGAAACTGTTCAAATATCGGATGTAAGTGTATTATCGGATGTAAAAAACATTTTTACAAAAATGAAGGAGGAAAAAGATATTTCAGGTTTAGATTCTTCATTAAGAGAAGTATATGAAAATGCTTTGGAGATTGAGAAAAAAAGCCAGGAATTTTATAAAGAAAAAGCGGAAGAAGTACATGAACAATCACAAAGGGAAATACTCTTGAAGATTGCAGAAGAAGAAAAACATCATTGCATTATACTGGAAAATATTATCAACTTTGTATCACAACCGGCGAGATGGCTTGAGAATGCGGAGTGGTACCATATGGATGAGTACTAAAAGTGGTAAAAATTACATAAAACAAGCAGGTTTGAAACGAAACGGCGTGAACGTTTTGAGCATATTTGAAATTAAAATAGGGGGGGAGGGAAATAATATATTTTCCTCCCCCCTTTTATTTCCATCCAGGGGAAAATAATCCCTAAGCGTCGGGTGACCAGGCAGCCTGATGCTTAAGCAGTTTCCACCTTCTTGTTATATCTGCCTCTGCTTCCTTCATTAATGTCTTTGCCATTTCCGGATTACTTGCCCGTAATGCCCGATAACGATTTTCACGATATGCGTATTCTTCGAATGGAATGGAAGGATCCTTACTATTGATAACCAGAGGATTCTTTCCCTGAGCTTCCAGCTCCGGATTGTAACGGTAAAGAGGCCAGTATCCACAGGCAACGGCTTTTTTCATTGCATCGATGTTTTTGCTCATATCCATACCATGTGCTATACATGTTGAGTATGCGATAATCAGCGCAGGTCCATTATATGCATCCGCTTCCAGAAATGCTTTCAAGGTTTGTGCCGGATTTGCCCCGAAGGCTATCTGGGCAATATATATATTGCCATAGGTTGCCATAATCATCCCGATATTCTTTTTGGGAGTTCTTTTTCCGCCTGCCGCAAATTGAGCAACAGCTCCCAGGGGGGTCGCCTTGGACATTTGCCCTCCGGTGTTCGAGTAAACTTCTGTGTCCATGATTAAAAGTTTTATATTTTCTCCTGACGCCAGCACATGGTCGACACCACCATAACCGATGTCGTAGCCCCATCCGTCTCCTCCGATTGCCCAAACAGACTTTTTAACGAGATAATCAGCGAGGGAAAGGAGGTTCTTTGCGTCTGAAGAGCCATTCTGAGATAATCTTTTTTTCAACTCAAGTATGCGTTCGCGCTGTTCTTCAATTGTTTCCTGTGTGGATTGATCGGCGTTTTTAATTGATTCAAACAGACCTTTCATATCAGAATAGGAAGCATCTTTGGCAAATTTTTCCATTATTTCCAGCGCCTGATTGTAAAATTTATCCATGGTTTGTCTCATTCCGAGCCCAAATTCTGCCGTATCCTCAAACAAAGAATTTGACCACGCAGGACCTCTTCCATCGGATCGCGTTGTGTATGGAGTAGTAGGAAGATTGCCACCGTAAATGGAACTGCATCCTGTAGCATTTGCAATAATTAAACGATCACCAAATAACTGTGTAAGCAATTTAACATAAGGAGTTTCACCGCATCCTACACAAGCGCCGCTATACTCAAAAAGGGGTTTTACAAACTGACTGCCCTTGACATTGTTTACCGTATATTTTGAAGGGTCTGTTTCCGGAAGATTCAAAAAGAAGTCATAATTTTTCGCCTCTTCGTGGCGCAGAGGTTCCTGAAGCGCCATATTTATAGCCTTGACTCCCGGTATTTTATTTCCGTCAGCATCCTTTTTTTGGCCGGGACAGTTGAATACACATGAGGCGCATCCCGTGCAGTCTTCAGGTGCAATTTGAACCGTAAACTTGAGTCCATTCAACTCCTTTCCGGTAGCATCAACGGATTTGAATGTGGCCGGTGCATCTTTAAGAGCAGATTGATCGTATGCCTTTATCCTGATAGTTGCGTGTGGGCAGACGAAAGAACATTGGCCACATTGTATGCAGGCATCGGGTTCCCAGACGGGGATGTGAATTCCTATATTTCTTTTTTCATACTGGGTGGTTCCCGTGGGCCATGTTCCGTCAGCTGGTATGGCGGAAACAGGAAGCGAATCACCTTTATTGGCAAGCATTTTGGCGGTTATTTTTTTTACAAATTCTGGCGCTTTTTCAGGTACCGGCTTTCGCATTCTTATTGAGCTGGTGACTTTGTCGGGAACGGGTACTTCAATAATATTTTCCAGTGCCTTATCAACGGCCTTATAATTTAACTTGACCACTTCTTCACCCTTTTTCATGTAGGTCTTTTTTATCTCGGCCTTGATTGATTTAACAGCCTCTTCCCTTGGTATGATACCCGATATAACAAAGAATGCGGTCTGCATGATCATATTTATTCTTGAACCAAGGCCGATTTCTTCGGCGAGTGAGATTGCATCAATAACATAAAACTTCATTTTTTTTACTATTAACTGTTCTTGAACTTCCCTGGGTAGTGTATCCCACACCTCATCCTTGTTGTGAGATGTTGTGAGGAGAAAGGTTGCTCCTTCCTCTGCATTTGACAGCATATCAATTTTTTCCGGAAATGAGGGATTATGACAGGCAATAAAATTAGCCTTTGAAATGAGATAGGGTTTCTGTATCTTATCCTTTCCGAACCGAAGATGTGATACCGTGGTGGCTCCTGATTTTTTTGAATCGTAGACGAAATAGGCCTGAGAATAATTATCCGTTTCATTTCCAATAATCTTAATGGTATTTTTATTCGCGCCGACGGTGCCATCTGCGCCTAGGCCGTAAAATAAGGCGCGAAAAACGCCACTTTCAGTTGCATCTGAGGATTCATCATATACGAGGCTCGTACCTGATACATCATCGTTGATACCTACGGTAAAATGATTTTTTGGCTTATTTTGCGAGAGATTATCGAAAATAGCCTTTACCATAGCAGGTGTGAAATCCTTGGATCCAAGGCCATAGCGGCCGCCAATAATCTTTGGGTAATCCTTGAATCTGGTCGATTCTTTATCCATAGCCTCACCAATAGCAGTCCTGACATCAAGATATAATGGTTCGCCTATTGATCCCGGTTCCTTTGTGCGGTCAAGCACGGCAATCGATTTTACGCTTGCCGGTAAAGTTTCAACGAATGCATCGGTATGGAATGGTCTGTAAAGCCTTACAAGGACAAATCCTGTTTTTTCTCCTTTTGCATTTAATGCGTTTACTGCATTGAATACGGTTTCTCCTGCTGAACCCATGATAACAATAACGCGTTCGGCATTTGGATCTCCGAAGTAATCAAAAAGTTTATATTTACGACCGACCACGCTTGCGAACGTATCCATTACTCTCTGTACAATTTTAGGGGTGGCATGGTAATAGGTATTTACCGTTTCCCTTCCCTGGAAATAAACGTCGGGATTTTGCGCCGTTCCACGCAGGCTTGGGCGGTCAGGGGTTAATCCTCGTCGGCGGTGAGCAATAACCAGGTCATCGTCTATGATTGCCCGCATGTCTTCGAAACTGAGCTCTTCAATTTTTTGAACTTCGTGGGAGGTCCTGAAACCATCAAAGAAATGCATGAAAGGAATGCGTGATTCCAGCGTAGCTGCCTGTGA
The DNA window shown above is from Candidatus Brocadiaceae bacterium and carries:
- a CDS encoding ferritin family protein: MDIFEFALQMEKDGEKYYRDLVLKVDNIGLKNVLSMLADAEVKHYEILQRLKENETVQISDVSVLSDVKNIFTKMKEEKDISGLDSSLREVYENALEIEKKSQEFYKEKAEEVHEQSQREILLKIAEEEKHHCIILENIINFVSQPARWLENAEWYHMDEY
- a CDS encoding carboxypeptidase regulatory-like domain-containing protein, translating into MKKIQAGVVSLIVTLMVILLCSWSEVATVLHASSSWNTSSGPTIPRLAGGRGHSLALKSDGTVWSWGENKRGQLGDGTTKERKTPVEVHDISDAIAIAAGRGHSLALKSDGIAWAWGKNDEGQLGDKTTKDKETPVEVSDLTEAIAISVGENHSLALKSDGTVWAWGSNKEGQLGNGSLANEKKPKEVKTLADMVSVAGGKFHSLALKLDGTVWAWGRNDDGQLGDGTTNRSKTPVEVAGVHGIIAIAGGEAHSLALKLDGTVWAWGANNHGQLGDGTTQRRKTPVPVKDMNGVIAIACGNSHSLALKSDGTVWAWGTNGSGQLGDKTTKTREIPVEVSDLREVTAIESGDHHSMALQSDGSVWIWGKNNKGQLGDGTVKNSTFPVEVDINLGQNESPTPIPIQTPVPTPTPTPSPIPSPTSTPSPVATPKISGGEAHSLSLKSDGTFWTWGNNDFGQLGDGTRKIRKSPMEIEALSGGIAIVGGKGHSLALLSDGMVWAWGLNSSGQLGDGTLKWRDDPVEVASLGEMIAIAAGTYYSLALKSDGTVWAWGDNEKGQLGDGTTNRRQEPVAVIGLSEVVAITAGEFHSLALKSNGTVWAWGDNAKGQLGDGTTSRRKEPVMVSDLNDAVAIAAGEFHSLALKSDGTVWAWGENEENQLGDDTEKRRKTPVEVHNLDEVAVIASGAEHSLALKFDGTVWAWGYNKHGQLGDGSEKNRKTPVIVSSLTDITAIAGGMEHSLALQSDGTVWAWGRNSSGQLGDGSKTKSKTPIQANINLGQSMPPTPVPTPTPIPGVTSVSVSLQGSPIEHVTGAVFGFVNDADYEILQGVVVTIAGARISKSVEVDEEGYYEFADLMAGAYTLTFEKVTYQIQNLNINLMAGERLFLERIALEQSRQGRIFGFVVNARGNPIEAVKIIMNDGESEKTKSVLSDSEGFFELSGLDEGIYTIVARKTGYTKAIHTVKVREAEEKEIIILLKK
- a CDS encoding tetratricopeptide repeat protein, which codes for MSTKKILVTIVFFFIAPIACSNSQYSGANNTYLESITDRIKGVPAAKEHKTRGIACFTKGMIDEAFEELKLAADGIQEDGELHHYLGKVYYERNKFGEAVAELLAAISFYHDSQIKERADAYNDLGLAYRNQKVFSESLSAFKESLVLKPDVAETNYNLGFLYYEKGVLEDCIHYVKKSIKLDPNVADFHFLLGLAYYENNSNEKAMEEFKQAIKLNPRDAEAYNHLGILYNERRAFEKSIAQHQTAIQLNKKYSEAYNNLGISYYAIGRLKEAADAFRKVIELEPEFAEAYYSLGLIYTEEGEMEKAVIALENALKLNQDIAEAHFTLGDVYAEKGMLEEALSEYRNAIKDRPEYEEAYYKYGELSVIKGEHNESITAWKKTIQLNPENADAYYNLGVAYYNIGKTKKAASMWNEVIKLNPKDYAALTNLADIYDEEGLTVKAIQNWEKIIEWYPDDAVVYYKLGNAYAKRNMYATALSQWEEAVKIDSSLVNAYYNLGFVYQKIGKYDAAIEAYKKVLDMNAEDIEVHKSLWSLYKERGMRVEADLQYALYEKLKSRQSEMISSE
- the nifJ gene encoding pyruvate:ferredoxin (flavodoxin) oxidoreductase translates to MSRKTVTIDGCTACAHVVHATNEIITIYPITPSSPIAEICDAKTAKGQVNIWGSVPKVSEMQSEAGVAGAVHGSLTTGALATTISASQGLLLIIPNMYKIAGELTPTVFHITARSLACQGLSIFGDHSDVMAARATGFAMLCSQNVQEAMDFALISQAATLESRIPFMHFFDGFRTSHEVQKIEELSFEDMRAIIDDDLVIAHRRRGLTPDRPSLRGTAQNPDVYFQGRETVNTYYHATPKIVQRVMDTFASVVGRKYKLFDYFGDPNAERVIVIMGSAGETVFNAVNALNAKGEKTGFVLVRLYRPFHTDAFVETLPASVKSIAVLDRTKEPGSIGEPLYLDVRTAIGEAMDKESTRFKDYPKIIGGRYGLGSKDFTPAMVKAIFDNLSQNKPKNHFTVGINDDVSGTSLVYDESSDATESGVFRALFYGLGADGTVGANKNTIKIIGNETDNYSQAYFVYDSKKSGATTVSHLRFGKDKIQKPYLISKANFIACHNPSFPEKIDMLSNAEEGATFLLTTSHNKDEVWDTLPREVQEQLIVKKMKFYVIDAISLAEEIGLGSRINMIMQTAFFVISGIIPREEAVKSIKAEIKKTYMKKGEEVVKLNYKAVDKALENIIEVPVPDKVTSSIRMRKPVPEKAPEFVKKITAKMLANKGDSLPVSAIPADGTWPTGTTQYEKRNIGIHIPVWEPDACIQCGQCSFVCPHATIRIKAYDQSALKDAPATFKSVDATGKELNGLKFTVQIAPEDCTGCASCVFNCPGQKKDADGNKIPGVKAINMALQEPLRHEEAKNYDFFLNLPETDPSKYTVNNVKGSQFVKPLFEYSGACVGCGETPYVKLLTQLFGDRLIIANATGCSSIYGGNLPTTPYTTRSDGRGPAWSNSLFEDTAEFGLGMRQTMDKFYNQALEIMEKFAKDASYSDMKGLFESIKNADQSTQETIEEQRERILELKKRLSQNGSSDAKNLLSLADYLVKKSVWAIGGDGWGYDIGYGGVDHVLASGENIKLLIMDTEVYSNTGGQMSKATPLGAVAQFAAGGKRTPKKNIGMIMATYGNIYIAQIAFGANPAQTLKAFLEADAYNGPALIIAYSTCIAHGMDMSKNIDAMKKAVACGYWPLYRYNPELEAQGKNPLVINSKDPSIPFEEYAYRENRYRALRASNPEMAKTLMKEAEADITRRWKLLKHQAAWSPDA